A region of Deltaproteobacteria bacterium IMCC39524 DNA encodes the following proteins:
- a CDS encoding DMT family transporter, with product MTDKNLQLLPIASLILAMLLWASSFVALKLAFRGYHPMQVIFGRMLIASLCFVVFIPSFRKLNWRRQDVKYLLTMAVCEPCLYFLFEAKALELTSASQAGIITAMLPLLVAILAWATLKEQVSRQTLIGFGLAIIGACWLGLTGETNRNAPDPLLGNFYEFLAMVCAAGYTVSLKHLTNNYPPLFLTAFQAFVGSLFFFPFLLLPDVGFPAHWSTQPLLAITYLGTFITFGAYGCYNYSVSRIPASQAAGFVNLIPVFSVLLGMLILGDTLNTTQWFACGLVFSGVWLSNRRKKTLQPQPESKRSL from the coding sequence GTGACAGATAAAAACCTCCAGTTATTACCCATCGCAAGCCTGATTCTGGCCATGCTTCTCTGGGCCAGCTCTTTTGTCGCCCTCAAGCTTGCCTTCCGTGGCTATCATCCGATGCAGGTTATCTTTGGCAGGATGCTGATTGCCAGCCTTTGTTTTGTAGTTTTCATCCCATCTTTCCGAAAACTCAACTGGCGGCGTCAGGACGTTAAATATCTCTTGACCATGGCTGTCTGCGAGCCCTGCCTTTACTTTCTCTTTGAAGCCAAGGCGTTGGAGCTAACCAGCGCTTCCCAAGCCGGCATAATCACGGCCATGCTGCCGTTGCTCGTCGCAATCCTCGCCTGGGCAACCCTTAAAGAGCAGGTCTCCAGGCAAACCCTGATCGGATTCGGGCTGGCGATTATCGGTGCCTGCTGGCTGGGCCTGACCGGCGAAACAAACCGTAACGCACCCGACCCACTGCTCGGCAATTTCTACGAATTCCTGGCGATGGTTTGCGCAGCAGGCTACACCGTCTCGCTAAAACACTTGACCAACAACTATCCGCCTCTGTTTCTGACAGCTTTCCAAGCCTTTGTCGGTAGCCTCTTTTTCTTTCCCTTCCTTCTGCTCCCCGATGTTGGCTTCCCGGCTCACTGGAGCACTCAACCATTGCTGGCAATCACCTATCTCGGTACTTTTATCACTTTTGGAGCCTACGGTTGTTACAACTATAGTGTCAGTCGTATTCCGGCAAGCCAAGCCGCCGGATTTGTTAACCTGATCCCGGTTTTCAGTGTTCTGCTCGGCATGTTGATCCTTGGCGACACCCTCAACACAACACAATGGTTCGCATGTGGTCTGGTTTTCAGTGGGGTCTGGCTGAGCAACAGGAGAAAAAAGACTCTCCAGCCTCAACCCGAAAGTAAAAGATCTTTATGA
- the ubiE gene encoding bifunctional demethylmenaquinone methyltransferase/2-methoxy-6-polyprenyl-1,4-benzoquinol methylase UbiE, with amino-acid sequence MTKLTDKGRGIRDMFDRIAPRYDLLNRLLSLGIDRRWRRFAVRQLSVPEGGMVLDIATGTGDVALEIGRQTDSSVKIVGSDFTQGMLVLGRDKAAESPYSDRILLVNAPCESMPHPDAIFDGITIAFGIRNVVDRQKGLSEMVRVLKPGGRAVILEFATPLNSFFRAVYHFYFLRVLPCLGGLISQRSAYQYLPDSVMEFPDRESFKAMMQDAGFVDVKVHDLTGGIAAVHVGTKG; translated from the coding sequence ATGACCAAACTCACTGATAAAGGTCGCGGTATCCGCGACATGTTCGATCGGATCGCACCACGCTACGATCTTCTGAATCGGCTCCTGTCGTTGGGAATCGACCGGCGTTGGCGGCGCTTTGCCGTACGGCAACTCTCTGTGCCTGAAGGTGGGATGGTTCTGGATATCGCAACCGGTACCGGGGATGTGGCTCTGGAGATCGGTCGTCAGACTGATTCTTCGGTCAAGATAGTCGGCTCCGATTTCACCCAGGGGATGTTGGTCCTGGGGCGGGACAAGGCCGCTGAATCACCCTACAGCGATCGAATCCTGCTGGTTAATGCACCCTGCGAATCGATGCCGCATCCGGACGCGATCTTCGACGGCATTACTATCGCCTTTGGTATCCGCAATGTTGTCGATCGTCAGAAAGGCCTCAGCGAGATGGTCCGTGTTCTCAAGCCGGGTGGCCGGGCGGTGATCCTCGAATTTGCGACCCCTCTCAACAGCTTCTTCCGTGCTGTGTATCACTTCTACTTTCTGCGCGTATTGCCATGCTTGGGCGGTTTGATCTCCCAGCGCAGCGCCTACCAGTATCTTCCTGATTCTGTAATGGAATTTCCTGATCGCGAGAGTTTCAAGGCGATGATGCAGGACGCGGGATTTGTCGATGTTAAGGTCCACGATCTGACCGGCGGTATTGCCGCTGTACATGTCGGAACGAAGGGCTGA